One genomic region from Pseudoduganella dura encodes:
- the flgA gene encoding flagellar basal body P-ring formation chaperone FlgA: MFNKRIVPRIVTLLLVGTTKFSMAAPVTPEQLVAQVQQAAQDQLQRHAGLANWSEPRFTVEVVRNTRPIGACTQPPRVEPADVRTPARMRFVAICPDQGGWRHEFVTRSKISAKVAVAATDLATGKTLSAEDVLLERHDISGMPDSFSDLTVVQEMATRRTIRAGDVLRQNMLVAPTLVKRGDAIRIVAKKDQIEVSMAGEALDGGGRGAAVRVKNASGVVIRARVTEQGQVEPLE, encoded by the coding sequence ATGTTCAACAAACGAATTGTACCCCGGATCGTCACGCTGTTGCTCGTCGGCACCACCAAGTTTTCGATGGCGGCGCCGGTGACGCCCGAGCAGCTTGTCGCCCAGGTACAACAGGCGGCGCAGGACCAGCTGCAAAGGCATGCCGGATTGGCAAACTGGAGCGAGCCGCGCTTCACCGTGGAAGTTGTCCGTAATACCAGGCCGATCGGCGCATGTACGCAGCCGCCCAGAGTGGAACCGGCCGATGTTCGCACACCGGCGCGGATGCGCTTCGTGGCAATCTGTCCAGACCAGGGCGGCTGGCGCCACGAATTCGTCACACGCTCGAAAATTTCCGCGAAGGTGGCAGTTGCGGCAACAGACTTGGCAACAGGGAAAACCTTGTCTGCAGAAGATGTGTTGCTGGAGCGCCACGACATCAGTGGAATGCCGGACAGTTTCTCGGATTTGACGGTCGTGCAGGAGATGGCGACGCGCCGTACCATCCGCGCCGGCGATGTATTGCGGCAGAACATGCTGGTGGCGCCCACCCTGGTGAAGCGTGGCGATGCGATACGGATCGTGGCGAAGAAAGACCAGATCGAGGTCAGCATGGCCGGCGAAGCGCTCGATGGGGGAGGGCGCGGCGCCGCGGTCCGGGTCAAGAATGCCAGCGGCGTCGTCATCCGGGCCCGGGTCACGGAACAGGGGCAGGTCGAACCGTTGGAATGA
- the flgB gene encoding flagellar basal body rod protein FlgB, translating into MAINFKEAMGAHADALHLRAERTRVLASNIANENTPGFQAQDIDFAASMAQQQSQDAGGLSLLSDSDPLYRVPFHPTADGNTVEIGVEQAAFSQNATDFQTSLTFINMKLRGLAKAIAGQ; encoded by the coding sequence ATGGCAATCAATTTCAAGGAAGCGATGGGCGCGCATGCCGATGCGCTCCACCTGCGGGCCGAACGGACCCGCGTCCTGGCATCGAATATCGCCAATGAAAATACGCCGGGCTTCCAGGCCCAGGACATCGACTTTGCCGCTTCGATGGCGCAGCAGCAGTCCCAGGACGCGGGCGGCCTCTCGCTGCTGAGCGACAGCGATCCCCTGTACCGCGTGCCATTCCACCCTACCGCCGACGGCAATACCGTCGAGATCGGTGTCGAGCAGGCCGCGTTCTCGCAGAATGCCACCGACTTCCAGACCAGCCTCACATTCATCAACATGAAGCTGCGCGGGCTGGCCAAGGCGATCGCCGGCCAGTAA
- the flgC gene encoding flagellar basal body rod protein FlgC → MSFKDISQIAGSAMAAQTVRLNTVASNLANADSVAPNENDTYRARKPVFATVMNEGPNAASGGRVQVLDVVESAEPLRKVFEPDNPMANADGMVFYPNVNQVAEMTDMMSASRAFETNVEVLGRIRGMQQSLLKLGES, encoded by the coding sequence ATGAGCTTCAAGGACATTTCCCAGATCGCGGGTTCCGCGATGGCGGCGCAGACAGTGCGCCTCAATACGGTGGCATCGAACCTGGCGAACGCCGATTCGGTGGCCCCCAATGAAAACGACACGTACCGCGCGCGCAAACCCGTGTTCGCCACGGTAATGAACGAAGGCCCGAACGCCGCCTCCGGTGGCCGCGTGCAGGTGCTGGACGTGGTCGAGAGCGCCGAGCCGCTGCGCAAGGTATTCGAACCGGACAACCCGATGGCGAACGCCGATGGCATGGTGTTCTACCCGAACGTCAACCAGGTGGCCGAGATGACGGACATGATGTCCGCCTCGCGGGCCTTTGAAACGAATGTCGAAGTGCTGGGCCGTATCCGCGGCATGCAGCAATCCCTGCTGAAACTGGGCGAAAGCTGA
- a CDS encoding PEP-CTERM sorting domain-containing protein: MTKLRQRLAMAAAIFAFALNAHAAIGSASAADVTLDGQQADAFVYQQGWNPHAGPQGDPSGIGTAFDAFGSGSYNLLDKYDSNQGFSNTGTLTFTFTETTGTNGLWTVTNTSATSIVTLDLVFAIHAGNQGGAWLFDDETIQPGETLQGDWQILWTVGNNNAHPDFSNLTLFERNMVTTPIPEPGTYAMLLAGLMVTGVAYRKRRGKQG; the protein is encoded by the coding sequence ATGACAAAATTGAGACAGCGCCTGGCCATGGCCGCGGCCATTTTCGCCTTCGCACTGAACGCCCATGCCGCGATCGGCAGTGCCAGTGCCGCCGACGTGACGCTCGACGGCCAGCAGGCCGACGCGTTCGTCTATCAGCAAGGCTGGAATCCGCATGCGGGGCCACAAGGCGACCCGAGCGGCATCGGCACGGCGTTCGACGCATTCGGCTCCGGCAGCTACAACCTGCTCGACAAGTACGACAGCAACCAGGGTTTCTCGAATACGGGAACGCTGACGTTCACGTTCACGGAAACCACCGGTACCAACGGCCTGTGGACGGTCACCAATACCAGTGCGACGTCGATCGTCACGCTCGACCTGGTGTTCGCGATCCATGCCGGCAACCAGGGCGGCGCGTGGCTGTTCGACGATGAAACGATCCAGCCGGGCGAGACGCTGCAGGGCGATTGGCAGATCCTGTGGACGGTAGGCAACAACAACGCCCACCCGGACTTCTCGAACCTGACGCTGTTCGAGCGCAATATGGTCACGACGCCGATTCCGGAACCGGGCACTTATGCGATGCTGCTGGCCGGGCTGATGGTGACGGGGGTGGCATACCGAAAGCGCCGCGGCAAGCAAGGCTGA
- the flgM gene encoding flagellar biosynthesis anti-sigma factor FlgM: MAIESKTRGQRMRISSGMPGVATVQTVTDTAPAEKPRAAAPAAATLQSAVLQPAMAAMKDMPDFDQAKVSMLRDALAKGELPFDAGKLAGMIQRFHGGQ, from the coding sequence ATGGCAATCGAATCCAAGACAAGAGGCCAACGTATGCGAATTTCCAGTGGAATGCCAGGCGTGGCGACGGTGCAGACCGTTACCGATACCGCGCCGGCGGAAAAGCCGCGGGCTGCCGCCCCGGCCGCCGCAACCCTGCAATCGGCCGTGCTGCAGCCGGCGATGGCCGCCATGAAGGACATGCCCGACTTCGACCAGGCCAAGGTGAGCATGCTGCGCGACGCGCTGGCGAAGGGCGAACTGCCGTTCGACGCCGGCAAGCTGGCCGGCATGATCCAGCGGTTCCACGGAGGCCAGTGA
- a CDS encoding flagellar hook capping FlgD N-terminal domain-containing protein: METNLFTNSASAASASTASGGTPKTNGASETQEMFTKLLVAQIKNQDPLAPSDPSQFVQQLTQLSQTEAMQSLASLTSNNASILQSMQVLGLGAQVGSDVMASATAVQLDGAKVGGALTLGSNSSKTQLVLTGTDGVAHELALGPMTAGTTPFSIDPTAMGLPAGTYKMQVVTSSGENPPVDIAGRLNSVRLSSTGSIVLNIANVGEVAPSAVTAFNGKSTTAVAAAGAANTTL; this comes from the coding sequence ATGGAAACCAATCTCTTTACCAATTCCGCCAGCGCGGCGTCCGCTTCCACCGCTTCCGGCGGCACGCCGAAAACGAACGGTGCCAGCGAAACCCAGGAAATGTTCACCAAGCTGCTGGTGGCGCAGATCAAGAACCAGGATCCGCTGGCGCCGTCCGACCCGTCGCAGTTCGTCCAGCAGCTGACCCAGCTGTCGCAGACCGAAGCCATGCAGAGCCTGGCTTCGCTGACCAGCAACAACGCCAGTATCCTGCAGAGCATGCAGGTGCTGGGCCTCGGTGCCCAGGTCGGGTCGGACGTGATGGCCTCCGCCACCGCCGTGCAGCTCGACGGCGCCAAGGTGGGCGGCGCGCTGACGCTCGGTTCGAACAGCAGCAAGACGCAGCTCGTGCTGACCGGCACCGATGGCGTTGCCCATGAACTGGCGCTGGGCCCGATGACCGCGGGCACCACGCCCTTCTCGATCGATCCGACGGCGATGGGCCTGCCGGCGGGGACTTACAAGATGCAGGTCGTTACCTCTTCGGGCGAAAACCCGCCGGTCGATATCGCCGGCCGCCTGAACAGTGTGCGCCTCAGCTCGACCGGCAGCATTGTGCTGAACATCGCCAACGTGGGCGAAGTGGCACCGAGCGCAGTTACCGCCTTCAACGGTAAATCCACCACCGCTGTCGCCGCTGCCGGCGCTGCCAACACCACTCTTTAA
- the flgN gene encoding flagellar export chaperone FlgN: MNAAVRNTTRQEAMTGLLQGVADDSAAYRTLLGLLEEQFDAAIRHHQERLGRIAAEIAGLVDTLEVRRALRVELATRLTGPNPSMAQVFSLLRPEPRARLEADWHALEQMVLAAKAAGKRNGELLAEQFTIMQRVLHGENQTYEPA; the protein is encoded by the coding sequence GTGAACGCAGCGGTACGTAATACCACCCGCCAGGAAGCGATGACGGGATTGCTGCAGGGGGTCGCCGACGACAGCGCGGCTTACCGCACCTTGCTCGGCCTGCTCGAAGAGCAATTCGATGCGGCGATCCGCCACCACCAGGAGCGCCTGGGCCGCATCGCGGCCGAGATCGCCGGCCTGGTCGACACGCTGGAAGTGCGGCGCGCGCTGCGGGTCGAACTGGCAACGCGGCTGACGGGGCCGAATCCTTCGATGGCGCAGGTGTTTTCGCTGCTGCGCCCGGAACCGCGCGCGCGGCTCGAAGCCGACTGGCACGCGCTCGAACAGATGGTGCTGGCGGCGAAGGCGGCCGGCAAGCGCAACGGTGAGTTGCTCGCCGAGCAATTCACGATCATGCAGCGCGTGCTGCACGGTGAAAACCAGACCTACGAACCGGCCTGA
- a CDS encoding flagellar hook protein FlgE, with protein MSFNIAMSGLQSITEQLTSISNNIANAGTYGYKAQRANFSSMYAGTQATGTQIGSTTQNIGLTGGVLSTGRALDASINGRGFFVSKTVSGESVYSRVGIFTKDGSDFLVDSAGRRVQGNQLTPGSASEGVPGDIKVPTQTLEAKATSSIDFAANLSADWKKPIVAFDSSDPAVPPDASSYNMTKVTLAFDSQGKSHTISQYFVRDDDNLNSVTVHTLVDGKQPSAGENVKLTFDANGKLTTTPTTLELAYNPAPAAEMAITLDYLGTTFQAGEATTSVNVADGYTTGQFVGVELAGDGKVIAKYSNGEQQAVGQIKLATFSNEDALIPVSDTSWTANGDVGTISLDNPGTSVAGSLATSSLEGSNVDITAELVNLMGSQRNYQANSKVITTENQMLQSLMQAL; from the coding sequence ATGAGCTTCAATATTGCAATGTCCGGCCTGCAGTCGATCACCGAGCAGCTGACCAGCATTTCGAACAACATCGCCAACGCCGGCACCTATGGCTACAAGGCCCAGCGCGCCAACTTCTCGTCGATGTACGCGGGCACCCAGGCGACCGGCACGCAGATCGGTTCCACCACGCAGAACATCGGCCTGACCGGCGGCGTGCTGTCCACCGGCCGCGCACTGGATGCGTCGATCAACGGCCGCGGCTTCTTCGTCAGCAAGACCGTCTCGGGCGAGAGCGTGTACAGCCGCGTCGGCATCTTTACCAAGGATGGCTCCGACTTCCTGGTGGACAGCGCCGGCCGCCGCGTGCAGGGCAACCAGCTGACGCCGGGCTCGGCATCCGAAGGCGTGCCGGGCGACATCAAGGTGCCGACCCAGACGCTGGAAGCCAAGGCGACGTCGTCGATCGATTTCGCGGCCAACCTGTCGGCCGACTGGAAAAAGCCCATCGTGGCATTCGATTCGTCCGACCCGGCCGTGCCGCCGGACGCTTCCAGCTACAACATGACCAAGGTCACGCTGGCGTTCGACAGCCAGGGCAAGAGCCACACGATCAGCCAGTACTTCGTGCGCGACGACGACAACCTGAACTCGGTGACCGTGCACACGCTGGTCGATGGCAAGCAGCCTTCCGCGGGCGAGAACGTCAAGCTGACGTTCGACGCGAACGGCAAGCTGACCACCACGCCGACCACGCTGGAGCTGGCATACAACCCGGCCCCGGCGGCGGAAATGGCCATCACGCTCGACTACCTGGGCACCACGTTCCAGGCCGGCGAAGCCACCACGTCCGTCAACGTGGCGGACGGCTACACCACCGGCCAGTTCGTCGGCGTGGAACTGGCCGGCGACGGCAAGGTGATCGCCAAGTATTCGAACGGCGAACAGCAGGCCGTGGGCCAGATCAAGCTGGCCACGTTCTCCAACGAAGATGCGCTGATTCCCGTGAGCGACACCAGCTGGACGGCCAACGGCGACGTCGGCACGATCAGCCTGGACAACCCCGGCACGAGCGTGGCCGGCAGCCTGGCGACGTCGTCGCTGGAAGGCTCGAACGTGGATATCACGGCCGAACTGGTCAACCTGATGGGTTCGCAGCGCAACTACCAGGCGAACTCGAAGGTCATCACGACCGAGAACCAGATGTTGCAATCGCTGATGCAGGCACTGTAA
- a CDS encoding glycoside hydrolase family 73 protein, whose product MTFPTLPTQATQATASNMTSARPALPASFAGGGGSAFSAAFQSVQADVATFIAEGGGASIAGPDTPLSADGAALRARLAGLPLDGTGAADAGAGIDGDAQQQFLASIRPHAEAAAAKLGVSPDIVAAHAALESGWGQRPLRNGTADTNNLFGIKAGSQWQGDVAANMTTEYEHGAAVKKVEKFRSYPDQATAFRDYADMLASNPRYQKALNAGNDAHAFASGLARGGYATDPAYVQKLSKLAARIARTDY is encoded by the coding sequence ATGACCTTTCCCACGCTGCCAACGCAGGCCACGCAGGCCACCGCGTCGAACATGACTTCCGCCCGCCCTGCCCTGCCGGCCTCGTTCGCCGGCGGCGGCGGTAGCGCCTTCTCGGCGGCCTTCCAGTCGGTCCAGGCCGACGTGGCGACGTTCATCGCCGAAGGCGGCGGCGCATCGATCGCCGGGCCGGACACCCCGCTGTCTGCGGACGGCGCCGCGCTGCGTGCCCGCCTGGCGGGCCTGCCGCTCGACGGCACCGGGGCGGCCGACGCGGGGGCCGGCATCGATGGCGATGCCCAGCAGCAGTTCCTGGCATCGATCCGGCCGCATGCCGAGGCGGCCGCGGCCAAGCTCGGCGTATCGCCGGACATCGTGGCGGCCCACGCCGCCCTCGAATCCGGCTGGGGCCAGCGCCCGCTGCGCAACGGCACCGCCGACACCAACAACCTGTTCGGCATCAAGGCCGGCAGCCAGTGGCAGGGCGACGTGGCCGCCAACATGACCACCGAATACGAGCATGGCGCGGCGGTGAAGAAAGTCGAGAAATTCCGCAGCTACCCGGACCAGGCCACCGCGTTCCGCGATTACGCCGACATGCTGGCCTCCAACCCGCGCTACCAGAAGGCGCTCAACGCCGGCAACGACGCGCATGCGTTCGCCAGCGGGCTGGCGCGCGGCGGCTATGCCACCGACCCGGCCTACGTGCAGAAGTTGTCGAAGCTGGCGGCCAGGATCGCGCGCACCGACTACTGA